In Cicer arietinum cultivar CDC Frontier isolate Library 1 chromosome 7, Cicar.CDCFrontier_v2.0, whole genome shotgun sequence, a single window of DNA contains:
- the LOC101511285 gene encoding kunitz type trypsin inhibitor 104-like: MSMRLSTGTLIILAQLWLLMATTSIAQFVIDTHGEPVEIDNEYFIRPAITGNGGGSTLVNKNGSCPLNVGFENSELPQGVAVKFTPFSAHHDDDEVRLNRDLRITFEASTICAASTEWRLGERDARSGRRLIITGRDDGTFGSYGNFFRIVQTQTVGIYNIQWCPTEVCTTCEFLCGTVGVHRENGKILLALDGGALPVVFQNE; the protein is encoded by the coding sequence ATGTCAATGAGATTGTCTACTGGAACCCTCATCATCCTTGCTCAACTGTGGCTTTTGATGGCTACAACATCAATAGCTCAGTTTGTGATCGACACTCATGGCGAACCTGTTGAGATTGACAATGAATATTTCATCAGGCCTGCTATCACAGGCAATGGAGGGGGTTCAACTTTGgtaaacaaaaatggatcatGTCCTCTGAATGTTGGTTTTGAGAACAGTGAATTGCCACAAGGTGTGGCTGTGAAATTCACTCCTTTTTCTGCTcatcatgatgatgatgaagtgAGACTTAATAGGGACTTGAGAATAACATTTGAAGCTTCAACAATATGCGCGGCATCGACTGAATGGAGGTTGGGTGAGAGGGATGCAAGGAGTGGAAGGAGGTTGATTATCACTGGAAGAGATGATGGAACATTTGGATCATATGGTAACTTCTTTAGGATTGTACAAACTCAAACTGTAGGTATCTATAATATTCAATGGTGTCCTACTGAGGTGTGCACTACTTGTGAGTTTCTATGTGGTACTGTTGGTGTTCATCGTGAGAATGGTAAGATTTTGTTGGCCCTTGATGGTGGTGCCCTCCCAGTTGTCTTTCagaatgaataa